One segment of Methanolinea sp. DNA contains the following:
- the csm4 gene encoding type III-A CRISPR-associated RAMP protein Csm4 produces the protein MLAVSMTPRSTFPESFPSHTLFGAICRAMAELGEDPGALVDAYADSPPLYVSSCFPFVGGEERVYLFPMPILPFHAAGSVKSDVYKELRKVRWVDREVFHGLAGGKITLQGLVRDISSFRLDSRAGILSSRAAAGSFAAVDIPHNVISRLSSASLEFYHARGMHFGGGGLWFLLDIRDSSWEAPVMAALRLLEDEGIGPRRSTGQGAFRLSVEKTDLPSRDAPYFATLSRFIPGPLSAYGGEIWYDLVAVRGRTRDGFAKRRVIMLSEGSVFRNTGRPFYGEIARVRENPPMVEYGIAFPVGMRCVG, from the coding sequence ATGCTCGCGGTCTCGATGACCCCGCGGTCCACGTTCCCCGAGTCTTTCCCGTCGCACACGCTGTTTGGCGCGATCTGCAGGGCGATGGCGGAACTCGGCGAGGACCCGGGGGCCCTCGTCGACGCGTACGCGGACTCCCCGCCGCTCTACGTGAGCTCCTGCTTCCCGTTCGTCGGCGGGGAGGAGCGCGTGTACCTCTTCCCGATGCCCATCCTCCCCTTCCACGCTGCAGGCAGCGTGAAATCCGACGTGTACAAGGAGCTCCGGAAGGTACGGTGGGTCGACAGGGAGGTATTCCATGGCCTCGCGGGGGGGAAGATCACGCTCCAGGGGCTCGTGCGGGACATCTCGTCGTTTCGGCTCGATTCCCGGGCGGGGATCCTCTCGTCCCGGGCCGCCGCGGGGTCCTTTGCAGCGGTCGATATCCCCCACAACGTGATCAGCAGGCTCTCGTCCGCGTCCCTCGAGTTCTACCACGCGAGGGGGATGCACTTTGGAGGGGGAGGCCTCTGGTTCCTCCTCGACATCCGGGACTCCTCGTGGGAGGCTCCCGTCATGGCAGCCCTCCGCCTCCTCGAGGACGAGGGGATAGGCCCGCGGAGGTCGACGGGGCAGGGGGCGTTCCGGCTGTCGGTTGAGAAGACCGATCTCCCGTCCCGCGATGCCCCATACTTCGCGACGCTCTCGCGGTTCATCCCGGGCCCACTCTCCGCGTACGGCGGGGAGATCTGGTACGACCTCGTTGCCGTCCGCGGGAGGACACGGGACGGGTTTGCGAAGAGGCGTGTCATCATGCTCTCGGAGGGGTCGGTCTTCCGGAACACCGGCAGACCGTTCTACGGCGAGATCGCCCGGGTGCGGGAGAATCCCCCGATGGTCGAGTACGGGATCGCGTTCCCGGTCGGGATGAGGTGCGTGGGATGA
- the csm3 gene encoding type III-A CRISPR-associated RAMP protein Csm3, giving the protein MGKDLTLIRNYLVSGTIRLETGLHIGGVAESLKIGGTDSPVIMNRITGYPYIPGSSIKGKMRSLLELKHGRKWLSNDGKPHNCEDPECDLCIAFGRGAAKEIEAGPTRLVVRDSFPTEKTIEAWDEKDDILHGTEIKGENYINRITSRADPRFVERVPAGSEFTCEMVFSVYEPKDEERLRLLFEGMVLLEDNYLGGYGSRGSGKVSFRDVTLREKLAEDYRTGADWRPVARTEGARTPREILGRL; this is encoded by the coding sequence ATGGGAAAAGATCTCACGCTCATCAGGAATTACCTCGTCAGTGGGACCATCCGGCTCGAGACCGGGCTGCACATCGGCGGCGTTGCAGAGTCCCTCAAGATCGGGGGGACGGACTCCCCCGTCATCATGAACAGGATAACCGGCTACCCCTACATCCCGGGATCCTCGATCAAGGGCAAGATGCGCTCTCTCCTCGAGCTCAAGCACGGCAGGAAATGGCTCTCGAATGATGGCAAACCCCACAACTGCGAGGACCCGGAGTGCGACCTGTGCATCGCGTTCGGGAGGGGAGCGGCAAAGGAGATCGAGGCAGGTCCCACCCGCCTCGTCGTGAGGGACAGCTTCCCCACGGAGAAGACCATCGAGGCGTGGGACGAGAAGGACGACATCCTCCACGGGACCGAGATCAAGGGCGAGAACTACATCAACCGGATCACGTCGCGTGCAGACCCGCGGTTCGTCGAGCGGGTCCCCGCGGGCTCGGAGTTCACGTGCGAGATGGTCTTCTCGGTGTACGAGCCAAAAGACGAGGAGCGGCTGCGGCTCCTCTTCGAGGGGATGGTCCTCCTCGAGGACAACTACCTCGGGGGATACGGGAGCAGGGGGTCGGGGAAAGTCTCGTTCAGGGACGTCACCCTCCGGGAGAAGCTCGCCGAGGACTACAGGACCGGGGCCGACTGGCGGCCCGTCGCCCGGACGGAGGGCGCGAGAACCCCCCGCGAGATCCTCGGCAGGCTGTGA
- the csm2 gene encoding type III-A CRISPR-associated protein Csm2, with product MSSIERPRDGNSPQGRGTNPSQPSHIPPRGNPGRGDDDEIIQKVKACRNLSDLPIEEITREEGLAERFAKRHKDQLKATQLRKFFDKIITNQEILKTKGWESIRADFHMIRPGLAYAKGRKLIPDEFFDLISACLERIAPEGAKEDQVRANYDRFVDILQSIVAYHKYHGGK from the coding sequence TTGTCATCCATCGAGAGACCACGGGACGGTAACTCCCCCCAGGGCCGGGGGACCAATCCCTCCCAGCCCTCCCACATTCCCCCGCGGGGCAATCCCGGGCGGGGGGATGATGACGAGATCATCCAGAAGGTAAAGGCGTGCAGGAACCTCTCCGATCTCCCGATCGAGGAGATCACGAGGGAGGAGGGGCTCGCGGAGAGGTTCGCGAAGAGGCACAAGGACCAGCTCAAGGCGACGCAGCTGCGGAAATTCTTCGACAAGATCATCACGAACCAGGAGATCCTCAAGACGAAGGGCTGGGAGAGCATCAGGGCCGATTTCCACATGATCCGCCCGGGGCTCGCCTACGCGAAGGGCCGCAAGCTCATCCCCGACGAGTTCTTCGACCTCATCTCCGCGTGCCTCGAGAGGATCGCGCCCGAGGGAGCGAAGGAAGACCAGGTCCGCGCGAACTACGACCGCTTCGTGGACATTCTCCAGTCGATCGTCGCGTACCACAAGTACCACGGGGGCAAGTAG
- the cas10 gene encoding type III-A CRISPR-associated protein Cas10/Csm1, translating into MDTIAKKLVLASLFHDIGKFMQRANVPLGTKWETAGDVGAHGAHARWSAKFIEDVLHDPDVADLVLSHHNPAASRNPPLARIVKEADGLSSAIDRREREDGETGKVVKEALKPVFSLVHRGTRSGPGGPADLVYPLKPLSVEDPPFPLRQRDLGLWNLSDAYRNLWRAFEAEATGLPRDPPVLTVLSLLRKYTSCIPSAVYMNEPDIPLYDHCKTTAAIAHCLLSGEKDMPFLFVGGDISGIQKFIFSTVIPEQARKGTAKRLRARSFWLALLSDAVAREIVRECGLFEPAVLWNTGGHFLILAPNTAENRGKVAAIERRVNEGLLRKWDGRLSLVVATHAADRERAREFASIRTSLSLAGTSKKRQKFIGCDLPGGPTGEEVPLSMLCPVCGQVKGAGDECEDCRTFLDLGTRLARAKFLLAGDGLRFSFADLGLRASYDLVEKLPPGFAGEVHALNSTDVQADHPGGSGFLFAGNTVPLAGRDLLTFSEVAQLARGAPRLGYLKADVDNLGAIFAEGIDEKLRSISRIHALSSQLQFFFSGYLNEICRRYVVYSALCEACLPGKTREIVVEVTAEDEGSGGGTRTFYEHPGPCRSCGEKYAVPKFSITYAGGDDLFVIGPWEDTISLACAIDRSFREFVCENPAITLSAGIAVVDPHLPVARAVLIADDLLREAKGHKGKARIAVFDECVPFSGGTGEKDLSSLLALGGKMRELVERKVIPKNMIYAFLALWEQSFLPTRGKGAKSMPREQKVERERLLSSKRFLPLLKYMVKRNIEERYRGEVEELVVPAFPWIRLPVYITSLSLRGEKRLGR; encoded by the coding sequence GTGGACACGATTGCCAAGAAACTGGTCCTGGCATCGCTCTTCCACGACATCGGGAAATTCATGCAGAGGGCAAACGTGCCCCTCGGCACGAAGTGGGAGACGGCCGGGGACGTCGGGGCGCACGGGGCACACGCCCGGTGGAGCGCGAAGTTCATCGAGGACGTCCTCCACGACCCCGACGTCGCCGACCTCGTGCTCTCCCACCACAACCCCGCCGCCTCGCGGAACCCTCCCCTCGCCCGGATCGTGAAGGAGGCAGACGGGCTATCCTCCGCGATCGACCGGCGGGAAAGAGAGGACGGGGAAACGGGCAAGGTCGTGAAAGAAGCCCTCAAACCGGTCTTCTCCCTCGTCCACCGCGGCACCCGTAGCGGACCGGGGGGACCGGCGGACCTCGTCTACCCCCTAAAACCCCTCTCGGTGGAGGACCCCCCGTTCCCCCTCCGCCAGAGGGACCTTGGACTGTGGAATTTGAGCGATGCGTACAGGAATCTCTGGAGGGCCTTCGAGGCCGAGGCCACGGGCCTCCCGCGAGACCCGCCGGTCCTCACGGTCCTCTCGCTCCTGCGGAAGTACACCTCCTGCATCCCCTCGGCGGTGTACATGAACGAGCCGGACATCCCGCTCTACGACCACTGCAAGACCACGGCAGCGATCGCCCACTGCCTCCTTTCGGGGGAGAAGGACATGCCTTTCCTCTTCGTCGGGGGGGACATCTCCGGGATCCAGAAGTTCATCTTCTCGACGGTCATCCCCGAGCAGGCACGGAAAGGGACCGCAAAACGCCTCAGGGCGCGGTCGTTCTGGCTCGCCCTCCTCTCCGACGCCGTCGCGCGCGAGATCGTGCGGGAGTGCGGTCTCTTCGAGCCCGCCGTCCTCTGGAACACCGGCGGCCACTTCCTCATCCTCGCGCCGAACACCGCCGAAAACCGCGGGAAGGTCGCTGCCATCGAGAGGAGGGTGAACGAGGGGCTCCTGCGCAAGTGGGACGGGCGCCTCTCCCTCGTCGTGGCGACGCACGCGGCCGACCGTGAGAGGGCACGTGAGTTCGCCAGCATCCGCACGAGCCTCTCCCTCGCGGGCACGTCGAAGAAACGGCAGAAGTTCATCGGCTGCGACCTGCCCGGCGGGCCGACGGGAGAGGAGGTCCCCCTCTCGATGCTCTGCCCCGTCTGCGGGCAGGTGAAGGGGGCAGGTGACGAGTGCGAGGACTGCCGCACGTTCCTCGACCTCGGGACGCGGCTCGCGCGGGCAAAATTCCTCCTCGCGGGGGACGGGCTCCGTTTCTCCTTCGCAGACCTCGGCCTCCGCGCCTCCTACGACCTCGTCGAGAAACTCCCCCCAGGGTTCGCGGGCGAGGTCCACGCGCTCAACTCGACAGATGTACAGGCGGACCACCCCGGGGGATCCGGTTTCCTCTTCGCGGGGAACACCGTCCCGCTCGCCGGCAGGGACCTCCTCACCTTTTCGGAGGTGGCACAGCTCGCCCGCGGCGCGCCGCGCCTCGGCTACCTCAAGGCGGACGTGGACAACCTCGGCGCGATATTCGCGGAGGGAATCGACGAGAAACTCCGCTCGATCTCGCGGATCCACGCGCTCTCGAGCCAGCTCCAGTTCTTCTTCTCCGGGTACCTCAACGAGATCTGCCGGCGGTACGTGGTCTACTCGGCCCTCTGCGAGGCCTGCCTGCCCGGAAAGACACGGGAGATAGTGGTCGAGGTCACGGCAGAGGACGAGGGGAGCGGGGGAGGGACGCGGACGTTTTACGAGCACCCCGGCCCCTGCCGTTCCTGCGGGGAGAAGTACGCGGTCCCGAAGTTCTCCATCACGTATGCCGGCGGCGACGACCTCTTCGTCATCGGCCCGTGGGAGGACACGATCAGCCTCGCCTGCGCGATCGACAGGAGTTTCCGGGAATTCGTCTGCGAGAATCCCGCGATCACGCTCTCGGCAGGGATCGCCGTCGTGGACCCCCACCTGCCCGTCGCGAGGGCCGTGCTCATCGCCGACGACCTCCTGCGGGAGGCAAAGGGGCACAAGGGCAAGGCCCGTATCGCGGTCTTCGACGAGTGCGTCCCGTTCTCGGGCGGGACGGGGGAGAAGGATCTCTCCTCCCTCCTCGCGCTGGGCGGGAAGATGAGGGAGCTCGTCGAGCGGAAGGTCATCCCGAAGAACATGATCTACGCGTTCCTCGCCCTCTGGGAGCAGTCGTTCCTGCCCACCCGGGGCAAGGGGGCAAAGAGCATGCCAAGAGAGCAGAAGGTGGAGCGGGAGAGGCTCCTCTCCTCAAAGAGGTTCCTCCCCCTCCTCAAGTACATGGTGAAGAGGAACATCGAAGAGAGATACCGCGGGGAAGTGGAGGAACTGGTCGTCCCGGCCTTCCCGTGGATCAGGCTGCCGGTGTACATCACCAGCCTCTCCCTGCGCGGCGAGAAGAGACTCGGAAGGTGA
- a CDS encoding restriction endonuclease has protein sequence MDEGTPGYWKEQGNEAIARRDARKAISHYTRALLLDPDYGPAWHNLGLVCGKLGHAEAARYCLSVEDALSRGEEAPDPGEELMAHVTAGSNAEVIDLDALDGYAFEEICGEIYRRLGYRVEQTPPVRDGGRDLVLHAPGGEEIVVECKHQPEGTVGRPVVQKLHSAVISSGASRGILVATGRFSQDAVAHAATLSPPITLVDRAILADLAARAGFALRAAGEREAIWVYPVSPLPATWRWIASDLAAETSGFPLSFPALRPAGRRISLSPAYVVTYDIHFECATSVGVIHREEARGRRVSLDGATGGEVPDHGFLAETPVLAFSQPRDLPPGVSRGTFAVDSRTAREIALDRILRAHARRVVYYGRNNQRYVKECVPARRDVLVRDVRQVLVPRQEIAVAGPGRTYAVRLLESGKALRCSPDLWTCGSCAGFTRGEKKVLCNSCGALVHAPSLLDPCSAECRSCGKTICRSCTLVSGWGKKLCAECARRTDPSARPAGKGRYQGKVLAAACGTGGLALLYFANPAGFLLLLVAIALVLSGGKKPVPEHVVVEKRGG, from the coding sequence GTGGACGAAGGCACGCCCGGGTACTGGAAGGAGCAGGGGAACGAGGCGATCGCCCGCCGGGACGCGAGGAAAGCGATCTCCCACTACACCCGCGCCCTCCTCCTCGACCCGGACTACGGGCCCGCGTGGCACAACCTCGGCCTCGTCTGCGGGAAGCTCGGCCACGCGGAGGCCGCCCGGTACTGCCTCTCCGTCGAGGACGCCCTCTCCCGGGGGGAGGAGGCCCCGGACCCGGGCGAAGAGCTCATGGCCCACGTCACGGCGGGGAGCAATGCCGAGGTGATCGACCTCGATGCGCTCGACGGGTACGCGTTCGAGGAGATCTGCGGCGAGATCTACCGGAGGCTCGGCTACCGCGTCGAGCAGACGCCCCCTGTCCGCGACGGCGGGCGGGACCTCGTCCTCCACGCGCCGGGCGGCGAGGAGATCGTCGTCGAGTGCAAGCACCAGCCGGAGGGGACGGTCGGCCGGCCCGTCGTCCAGAAACTCCACTCCGCGGTGATCTCGAGCGGCGCATCGCGGGGGATCCTCGTTGCGACCGGCAGGTTCTCGCAGGACGCGGTCGCCCACGCCGCGACGCTCTCGCCACCAATCACGCTCGTCGACCGGGCGATCCTCGCCGACCTCGCTGCCCGGGCGGGGTTTGCGCTCCGCGCCGCGGGCGAAAGGGAGGCCATCTGGGTGTACCCCGTTTCCCCCCTCCCCGCGACGTGGCGGTGGATCGCATCCGACCTCGCGGCGGAGACGTCGGGCTTCCCCCTCTCCTTCCCCGCCCTTCGGCCCGCGGGGCGGAGGATCTCGCTCTCCCCCGCGTACGTGGTGACGTACGACATCCACTTCGAGTGCGCGACCTCGGTGGGGGTGATCCACCGCGAGGAGGCCCGCGGGAGGCGCGTCTCCCTCGACGGGGCGACGGGGGGCGAGGTGCCGGACCACGGGTTCCTCGCCGAAACGCCGGTCCTCGCGTTCTCCCAGCCGCGTGACCTCCCGCCGGGCGTATCCCGGGGCACGTTCGCGGTCGATTCCCGGACGGCGCGGGAGATCGCCCTCGACCGGATCCTCCGCGCCCACGCGCGGAGGGTCGTGTACTACGGGCGGAACAACCAGCGGTACGTGAAGGAGTGCGTGCCGGCGCGAAGGGACGTCCTCGTCCGGGACGTCCGGCAGGTCCTCGTCCCCCGGCAGGAGATCGCGGTCGCAGGCCCGGGGAGGACGTACGCGGTCCGGCTCCTCGAGAGCGGGAAGGCCCTCCGGTGCAGCCCCGACCTCTGGACCTGCGGGTCGTGCGCGGGGTTCACCCGGGGCGAGAAGAAGGTGCTCTGCAACTCCTGCGGGGCGCTCGTGCACGCCCCCTCGCTCCTCGATCCCTGCAGCGCGGAGTGCCGGTCGTGCGGGAAGACGATCTGCCGGTCCTGCACCCTCGTCTCGGGTTGGGGGAAGAAACTCTGCGCGGAGTGCGCGCGGAGGACCGATCCCTCTGCCCGGCCCGCGGGGAAGGGGAGGTACCAGGGCAAGGTCCTCGCCGCCGCGTGCGGGACCGGGGGGCTCGCCCTCCTGTACTTCGCGAACCCCGCGGGGTTCCTCCTCCTCCTCGTCGCCATCGCACTCGTCCTCTCCGGCGGGAAGAAGCCCGTCCCGGAGCACGTCGTCGTGGAGAAGAGGGGAGGGTGA
- a CDS encoding IS1595 family transposase — protein sequence MDFREIGRIVSDDRSALEYLWKRRGTTICSSCGSSDFYFIGRSRVRCKNCRRDIWPLQGTKFSLLRIAPSQWISLIKLFELSVSAMKASQELHLSYKTALRAYDIVRKAIIEYLARTDDILKGELEADEAYFGGKRKGNRGRGAAGKTILFGILERKGKISVSIVKDVSAESLMTETVKRVRRGSIVYTDKWAGYDSLMFCGYKHLNIDHRYKFKSGKVYINGIEGFWSFAKERLIKHHGISREKFLYYIKEMEWRYNNRGKDLFEDLIDLMLDEK from the coding sequence ATGGATTTCCGGGAGATCGGGAGGATTGTATCCGATGATCGATCTGCCCTTGAATACCTCTGGAAGAGACGAGGAACTACAATCTGTTCGTCCTGTGGTTCCTCAGATTTCTATTTTATCGGGAGGAGCAGAGTCAGATGTAAGAACTGCCGGAGAGACATATGGCCCCTCCAGGGAACGAAGTTCTCACTGCTCAGGATCGCCCCCTCTCAGTGGATCTCTCTGATCAAACTGTTCGAGTTGTCCGTTTCAGCGATGAAGGCTTCCCAGGAGTTACACCTCAGCTACAAGACCGCTCTTCGAGCTTATGACATCGTGAGGAAGGCAATCATCGAGTATCTGGCGAGAACAGACGATATCCTGAAAGGAGAGCTCGAGGCAGATGAGGCATACTTCGGAGGTAAGAGGAAAGGGAACAGAGGAAGAGGAGCTGCAGGAAAGACCATTTTATTCGGTATCTTGGAGAGAAAAGGGAAGATCTCGGTGAGCATCGTCAAGGATGTCTCAGCCGAGAGTCTCATGACAGAGACGGTGAAGAGAGTACGCCGTGGTTCCATCGTGTATACTGACAAATGGGCAGGATACGATTCACTCATGTTCTGCGGGTATAAACACCTGAATATCGATCATCGCTACAAGTTCAAGAGCGGAAAGGTCTACATCAACGGTATCGAGGGTTTCTGGTCTTTCGCAAAAGAGAGGTTGATTAAGCATCACGGTATCTCCAGAGAGAAGTTTCTCTACTACATCAAGGAGATGGAGTGGCGATACAACAACCGAGGCAAAGATTTATTTGAGGATCTGATCGATTTGATGCTTGACGAAAAATAG
- a CDS encoding ABC transporter substrate-binding protein, which yields MWKITDINPGGGHSGGTFITEKAIVTETLVGADPSFTLVPNLATSWRQIDNTTWEFTLREGVMFHNGEEMTAESVKFSLDMVAKNSPNVARLLDYKDSEVVDRYTVRIHTHSQNPLVPAVLHYPDTAIIHPASYDAKGNFIKPIGTGPMMLESFDELTGEVVVVKNPHWWGGVPTIDRMIIRGYESPHTRAMLIEKGDVDFTVDPPYSEVNRIDALPGIRVEKYNTPRLYKLDVNLKHPPLDNKDVRKAISYAIDREGIVAHVLYGVGSPAGGCFLPTMKWANTTLTPYPYDVARGKQYLERAGWRDTDGDGFVDKDGKKLKLKILTYIERPGLPPMLEAICANLKAIGIDTEQVVMENSALTRLLDNDEWDMYLVAFNLAMVPDPEYVLKSWYTTDGPNNRAGYSNPVVDRMIEEGHSISDTDKRYAHFRVIEGIVYDDLPTINIAYYGVAVVMKETIKGYKFDPTAHDYRIDPFMTIG from the coding sequence ATGTGGAAGATCACCGACATCAACCCCGGAGGGGGTCACAGCGGGGGCACGTTCATCACAGAGAAGGCAATTGTCACGGAGACACTCGTCGGTGCAGATCCCAGTTTCACGCTTGTCCCGAACCTCGCCACCTCATGGAGGCAGATCGACAACACCACGTGGGAGTTCACCCTCAGGGAGGGGGTCATGTTCCATAACGGAGAGGAGATGACAGCAGAGAGCGTCAAGTTCTCCCTCGACATGGTCGCGAAGAATTCGCCGAACGTCGCGCGACTCCTCGACTATAAAGACAGCGAGGTGGTCGATCGCTACACGGTCCGGATTCACACACACTCCCAAAATCCCCTCGTCCCCGCAGTCCTCCACTACCCTGACACTGCGATCATCCACCCCGCGTCCTATGACGCGAAGGGGAATTTCATCAAGCCAATCGGCACCGGCCCGATGATGCTTGAGTCATTCGACGAGCTCACCGGGGAAGTCGTCGTCGTCAAGAACCCGCACTGGTGGGGAGGCGTTCCCACCATCGACCGGATGATTATCCGCGGGTACGAGAGTCCCCACACGAGGGCGATGCTCATCGAGAAGGGCGATGTGGACTTCACCGTCGATCCGCCCTACAGCGAAGTGAACCGGATCGATGCCTTACCCGGAATCCGTGTCGAGAAGTACAATACGCCCCGCCTGTACAAGCTCGATGTCAACCTCAAACACCCGCCCCTGGATAACAAGGACGTGCGGAAGGCGATATCCTACGCGATCGATCGGGAGGGGATCGTCGCCCATGTTCTCTACGGTGTGGGGAGTCCCGCAGGGGGGTGTTTCCTCCCGACGATGAAGTGGGCAAACACCACCCTCACACCCTACCCCTACGATGTCGCGCGCGGAAAACAGTACCTCGAGCGGGCAGGATGGAGAGATACCGACGGTGACGGCTTCGTTGACAAGGACGGGAAGAAACTGAAGCTGAAAATCCTCACGTATATCGAGCGCCCCGGTCTCCCTCCGATGCTCGAGGCGATCTGTGCGAATCTCAAAGCCATTGGGATCGACACCGAACAGGTCGTCATGGAGAACAGCGCGCTCACCCGGCTCCTCGACAACGATGAGTGGGACATGTACCTCGTCGCGTTCAACCTCGCGATGGTACCGGACCCGGAGTACGTCCTGAAGAGCTGGTACACCACGGATGGCCCGAACAACCGGGCAGGGTACAGCAACCCTGTCGTGGACAGGATGATCGAGGAAGGCCACTCCATCTCTGATACGGACAAGCGGTATGCACACTTCCGTGTCATCGAGGGGATCGTCTACGACGACCTCCCCACGATAAATATCGCGTACTACGGGGTTGCCGTCGTGATGAAGGAGACTATCAAAGGATACAAGTTCGACCCGACCGCCCACGACTACCGGATCGACCCGTTCATGACCATCGGGTGA
- a CDS encoding class I SAM-dependent methyltransferase, translated as MDETPLKHRIAEMWDSEADNYDNHVSHGIQTREEKRMWEQVFREVLPPAYPLHILDAGCGTGAMGLLLAGMGHIVTGIDLSPRMMAIAKRKAEEYRLPVTFLHGDAESPPFGPESFDVIVARHLFWTLPHPGETLRRWHALLRPGGAVILIEGIWFDGRLETRIRRGISLFFARIFEKHPHGARGYDPHTRRNLPYHGGLPEAAARESLKNAGFCQIVTRDLREIKRAQFTRMPWYERIQPVFSYYLISGRKPSSAHP; from the coding sequence ATGGACGAGACACCTCTCAAGCACCGCATCGCAGAGATGTGGGATAGCGAGGCGGACAATTACGACAATCACGTCTCGCACGGCATCCAGACGAGGGAGGAGAAGAGGATGTGGGAACAGGTGTTCAGGGAGGTGCTCCCCCCCGCATACCCCCTCCACATCCTCGATGCGGGCTGCGGGACAGGGGCGATGGGGCTCCTGCTCGCAGGGATGGGGCACATTGTGACCGGGATCGATCTCTCCCCACGCATGATGGCAATCGCGAAGCGGAAAGCAGAGGAGTATCGCCTGCCGGTGACCTTCCTGCACGGAGACGCGGAATCCCCCCCTTTCGGTCCGGAGAGCTTCGACGTCATCGTCGCGCGGCACCTCTTCTGGACACTGCCCCATCCCGGGGAGACACTCAGGAGGTGGCACGCACTCCTCCGGCCGGGAGGAGCGGTGATCCTCATCGAGGGCATCTGGTTTGACGGCCGGCTCGAAACGCGGATCAGGCGTGGAATCAGCCTGTTCTTCGCACGCATCTTTGAGAAACACCCCCACGGAGCAAGGGGATACGATCCGCACACGAGGAGGAATCTCCCCTACCATGGGGGGCTCCCTGAGGCAGCGGCGCGAGAGTCCCTCAAAAACGCGGGTTTCTGCCAGATTGTGACCCGGGACTTGCGCGAGATAAAGAGAGCCCAGTTCACGCGGATGCCGTGGTACGAGAGGATTCAGCCCGTTTTCTCATACTACCTCATCTCCGGCAGGAAACCGTCCAGTGCGCACCCGTGA
- a CDS encoding ABC transporter permease, whose amino-acid sequence MHRYILKRTISLLLTMLAVSLFSFVVVNAIPGEPAEVLTRHLFMGLEEAAPPDMVAEVSKRYDLDKSLLEQYIDWVGDVLHGDFGHSALYNRPVAYLIGNALIPTLLLAATAVLLSLLIGIPLGIYSALHRGNLSDWIVRIVTVFSISMPVFWIAVILILCFSLAMGVTPVAGYGGPEYLLLPALALAIHSSASLARIMRTSLIETMNRPFITFAKAKGLPLRDIVVHHALRNAMLPVITVVGMSFGGLLAGAVVIETVFAWPGLGNLLVKAISARDVVLIESTLVVIVSLYLVVNYVVDLFYTLVDPRIRYE is encoded by the coding sequence GTGCACAGGTACATCCTCAAGAGGACGATCTCTCTCCTCCTCACCATGCTCGCTGTCTCACTCTTCTCTTTTGTCGTGGTGAACGCCATCCCCGGGGAGCCCGCCGAGGTCCTCACCCGGCACCTCTTCATGGGACTGGAGGAGGCCGCGCCGCCTGACATGGTCGCGGAGGTCTCAAAACGGTATGACCTCGATAAGTCGCTCCTGGAGCAGTATATTGACTGGGTCGGAGATGTGCTCCATGGGGATTTTGGCCATTCCGCCCTGTACAATAGGCCTGTCGCGTACCTCATCGGGAACGCCCTGATCCCCACCCTCCTCCTCGCGGCGACCGCGGTGCTCCTCTCGTTGCTCATCGGCATTCCCCTCGGGATATACTCGGCACTCCACAGGGGGAATCTGTCTGACTGGATCGTGCGGATCGTCACGGTCTTCTCCATCTCGATGCCGGTATTCTGGATCGCAGTCATCCTCATCCTCTGTTTCAGTCTGGCCATGGGGGTGACACCCGTCGCGGGCTATGGGGGTCCTGAATACCTCCTCCTCCCGGCACTCGCCCTTGCGATTCACTCCTCCGCCTCCCTCGCGCGGATCATGCGCACGAGTTTGATCGAGACGATGAACAGACCGTTCATCACATTCGCGAAGGCAAAGGGACTGCCATTGAGGGATATCGTCGTGCACCATGCCCTTCGGAATGCAATGCTCCCGGTGATCACAGTCGTGGGAATGAGTTTTGGGGGGCTCCTTGCCGGGGCAGTGGTGATCGAGACGGTATTCGCCTGGCCCGGACTGGGAAATCTCCTCGTCAAGGCGATATCAGCACGGGATGTTGTCCTCATCGAGAGTACCCTCGTCGTCATCGTCTCGCTGTACCTCGTCGTGAATTACGTCGTCGATCTCTTCTACACCCTGGTCGATCCGCGGATCCGGTATGAATAG